In Variovorax paradoxus, a single genomic region encodes these proteins:
- the glyA gene encoding serine hydroxymethyltransferase: MPAALQRRPWVPAASEDHMLSIAADASARDAAGVAAEIERLVADNHRIHDVDGLNLNPATNVMNPAAEALLSRGLGSRPSLGYPGDKYEMGLEAIERIEVVAAELAAEVFGAKFAEVRVSSGALSNLYVFMATCQPGDTIIAPPATIGGHVTHHAAGAAGLYGLKTVPAPVDADGYTVDVSALARLAREVKPKLITIGGSLNLFPHPVPAIREIADSVGAKLLFDAAHLSGMVAGKAWPQPLEDGAHAITMSTYKSLGGPAGGLIVSNDAALMERIDAIAYPGLTANSDAGRTAALARGLLDWKVHGKAYAAAMRETAQALARALDAEGLPVFAKARGFTQSHQLAVEAARWGGGQRAAKLLAQGGLLACGIGLPIAPVDGDINGLRLGVPEIVRLGFTADDMPQLASWIARALRGDGALVAAEVRERRKRLGELRYIVR, from the coding sequence ATGCCCGCCGCCCTGCAACGCCGCCCCTGGGTTCCCGCCGCCAGCGAAGACCACATGCTTTCCATCGCCGCCGATGCCTCCGCGCGAGACGCGGCGGGCGTCGCCGCCGAGATCGAACGGCTGGTGGCTGACAACCACCGCATCCATGATGTCGACGGCCTGAACCTCAACCCGGCGACCAACGTCATGAACCCTGCCGCCGAGGCGCTGCTGTCGCGCGGGCTCGGCTCGCGCCCTTCGCTCGGCTATCCAGGCGACAAGTACGAGATGGGCCTCGAAGCCATCGAGCGCATCGAAGTCGTTGCCGCGGAACTGGCGGCCGAAGTGTTCGGCGCGAAGTTCGCCGAGGTGCGCGTGAGCTCCGGCGCGCTGTCGAATCTCTATGTGTTCATGGCCACTTGCCAGCCCGGCGACACCATCATCGCGCCGCCCGCCACCATCGGCGGCCACGTCACGCATCACGCGGCGGGCGCGGCCGGGCTCTACGGCCTGAAGACCGTGCCGGCGCCGGTCGATGCCGACGGCTACACCGTGGATGTGTCCGCGCTCGCCCGGCTGGCGCGCGAGGTGAAACCGAAGCTCATCACCATCGGCGGCAGCCTCAATCTCTTTCCGCACCCCGTGCCCGCCATCCGCGAGATTGCCGACAGCGTGGGCGCGAAGCTGCTGTTCGATGCCGCGCACCTGTCGGGCATGGTGGCCGGCAAGGCTTGGCCGCAGCCGCTCGAAGACGGCGCGCACGCGATCACCATGAGCACCTACAAGAGCCTTGGCGGACCTGCGGGCGGGCTGATCGTGTCGAACGACGCGGCGCTGATGGAGCGCATCGACGCCATCGCCTATCCCGGCCTCACGGCCAATTCGGACGCGGGCCGCACCGCCGCGCTGGCCCGCGGGCTGCTCGACTGGAAGGTGCACGGCAAGGCCTATGCGGCGGCGATGCGCGAGACAGCGCAGGCACTGGCACGCGCGCTCGATGCCGAAGGGCTGCCCGTGTTCGCGAAGGCGCGCGGCTTCACGCAGTCGCACCAGCTGGCGGTCGAGGCCGCGCGCTGGGGTGGCGGGCAGCGCGCCGCGAAGCTGCTCGCGCAAGGCGGCTTGCTGGCGTGCGGCATCGGGCTGCCCATTGCGCCGGTCGATGGCGACATCAACGGCCTGCGGCTCGGCGTGCCGGAGATCGTGCGCCTCGGCTTCACGGCCGACGACATGCCGCAACTGGCGTCGTGGATCGCGCGCGCGCTGCGGGGCGACGGCGCCCTGGTGGCGGCCGAGGTGCGCGAGCGCCGCAAGCGCCTGGGCGAGCTGCGCTACATCGTGCGCTGA
- a CDS encoding DUF2809 domain-containing protein, whose translation MIRAMRWRFDPLSLAWAVALFLILVLLATVGARWGWVRSFFGDVLAVVWVYFVFKTAIGARVLPLALAALAVGCAVELGQYLASAWHLRISNRALRIVLGSTADWWDVVAYVLGFFGVLVIERLRGIFRAARPPASAP comes from the coding sequence ATGATACGGGCCATGCGATGGCGTTTCGATCCTCTTTCTCTGGCGTGGGCGGTGGCCCTGTTTCTCATCCTCGTGCTGCTGGCCACCGTCGGCGCGCGCTGGGGCTGGGTGCGCAGTTTCTTCGGCGACGTGCTGGCCGTGGTGTGGGTCTACTTTGTGTTCAAGACGGCCATCGGCGCGCGCGTGCTGCCGCTGGCGCTTGCCGCGCTGGCGGTGGGCTGCGCGGTGGAGCTGGGCCAGTACCTCGCGTCGGCGTGGCACCTGCGCATTTCGAACCGGGCGCTGCGCATCGTGCTGGGCAGCACGGCCGACTGGTGGGACGTGGTGGCTTACGTGCTGGGCTTCTTCGGCGTGCTCGTCATCGAGCGCCTGCGAGGCATCTTCAGGGCAGCTCGGCCGCCGGCATCCGCGCCATGA
- a CDS encoding lysophospholipid acyltransferase family protein produces the protein MLAKLTGWLLLGIVRLLTGAQARWYGCPPKAEQRIYFANHQSHADLVMIWAALPEELRSITRPIAARDYWANTPVKRWITTEVFNAVYVERAATTPPAPAPSVEVPQPSAVEPAPHAERIEPSMEPLLPMSLPFADTSVEVMNEVQGQLDLPPPAPPPQPSAPEPSPAAAQPEPTPAPPAADPLAPLIEALRSGDSIIIFPEGTRGHTGEPQKFKSGLYALATMFPEVVLVPAWIDNVQRVMPKGEIVPVPILCSVTFGAPIRVEEGEERRPFLDRARAAVIALRDV, from the coding sequence ATGCTGGCAAAGCTCACGGGTTGGTTGTTGTTGGGAATCGTCCGGTTGCTCACGGGCGCGCAGGCGCGCTGGTATGGCTGTCCGCCGAAGGCCGAGCAGCGCATCTATTTCGCCAACCACCAGAGCCACGCCGACCTCGTGATGATCTGGGCCGCGCTGCCCGAGGAGCTGCGCAGCATCACCCGGCCGATCGCGGCGCGCGACTACTGGGCCAACACGCCGGTCAAGCGCTGGATCACGACGGAAGTGTTCAACGCGGTGTACGTGGAGCGCGCGGCGACGACGCCTCCAGCCCCCGCGCCATCCGTGGAGGTTCCACAGCCCTCGGCTGTGGAACCGGCACCCCACGCCGAGCGCATCGAGCCCTCGATGGAACCGCTGCTGCCGATGTCGCTGCCCTTCGCCGACACGTCGGTCGAAGTCATGAACGAGGTGCAGGGCCAACTGGATCTTCCTCCTCCGGCCCCGCCGCCACAGCCTTCTGCTCCCGAGCCATCGCCAGCAGCAGCGCAGCCGGAGCCCACACCAGCCCCACCCGCGGCCGATCCGCTGGCCCCGCTCATCGAAGCCTTGCGCAGCGGCGACTCGATCATCATCTTCCCCGAGGGCACGCGCGGCCACACGGGCGAGCCGCAGAAGTTCAAGTCGGGCCTCTACGCGCTCGCCACCATGTTCCCCGAGGTAGTGTTGGTGCCGGCCTGGATCGACAACGTGCAGCGCGTCATGCCCAAGGGCGAGATCGTGCCCGTGCCCATCCTCTGCTCCGTCACCTTCGGCGCGCCGATCCGCGTCGAGGAAGGCGAAGAGCGCCGTCCCTTCCTGGACCGTGCACGCGCCGCCGTGATCGCCCTGCGTGATGTTTGA
- a CDS encoding tetratricopeptide repeat protein, translated as MNVVESSAQQQLDEVQALMARPRQPAERAAAGFRRAELLDGTGRRDEALAACGQLLAACEGLHDAGVVVPCCQALRLQAHLLRQLSRPADALAALDRLVAAYGGHAEAEIRAHVAHALFQRTWWIDEPAARCEACDFMIELLDAQPDAALDAWRVDARLLKAEVEHHRGLPQNALATLEALIERFGGAVGPGIVLRVARARLASVVNLRELAQHTQAQVLCLSVADEIEAALADATPELRIEGVRALALFFDGLGPEEHARRAELVGWLLERYGRDASAQVRRMAALRAYDWAAGLRDHDDAGAALAACERLLGTFAGDADAVVQRSLASARLNQGYVLLERLGRADDALAVYEHLIARFQDAAAAELRDIHAKATAGRLACLKRLRKTIAVDAGGPVPALSKELRDEVREKVRQGRKHGDAGEASEAIALFDEVLAAHAASSHPELRRQCARALVHKAFCLIALERFEEAIAAADAMDARHGADPSTETQEQVALCLQYKSTALDRLGRRDDELRVHDQIVARWGDSDLPELRGRVAGALFRKGMALRQASRLESAIACYDEAIARTAVARESALQLWAAKSMINKAKVLEKLGDPAGQAKAYRVLIARFGDSGDAALRERAANAGEWLAEAEGRQGRTEAQRAALEDTLARFGTAMSSEQRTRMTRELQALKARAFGKMAKQAFGRVVRRKA; from the coding sequence GTGAATGTAGTCGAGTCCTCCGCGCAGCAGCAACTGGATGAGGTGCAGGCCCTGATGGCGCGCCCGCGCCAGCCGGCCGAACGCGCCGCCGCGGGCTTTCGCCGCGCTGAACTGCTCGATGGCACGGGGCGGCGCGACGAGGCGCTGGCCGCCTGCGGGCAGTTGCTTGCGGCCTGCGAAGGCCTGCACGATGCGGGCGTCGTCGTTCCCTGCTGCCAGGCACTGCGGTTGCAGGCGCATCTGCTGCGGCAGCTGTCGCGCCCGGCCGATGCGCTCGCGGCGCTCGACCGCTTGGTGGCGGCCTATGGCGGACATGCCGAAGCCGAGATTCGCGCGCATGTCGCGCACGCGCTGTTCCAGCGCACCTGGTGGATCGACGAGCCCGCCGCCCGCTGCGAGGCCTGCGATTTCATGATCGAGCTGCTCGACGCCCAGCCCGACGCGGCCCTCGATGCATGGCGCGTCGACGCCCGGCTGCTCAAGGCCGAGGTCGAGCACCACCGCGGTCTGCCGCAGAACGCCCTGGCCACGCTGGAGGCGCTGATCGAGCGCTTCGGCGGCGCGGTCGGCCCCGGCATCGTGCTGCGCGTGGCGCGCGCGCGGCTGGCCAGCGTGGTCAATCTGCGCGAGCTGGCGCAGCACACGCAGGCGCAGGTGCTGTGCCTGTCGGTGGCCGACGAGATCGAAGCCGCGCTGGCCGATGCCACGCCGGAGTTGCGCATCGAAGGCGTGCGCGCGCTGGCGCTGTTCTTCGACGGGCTCGGCCCCGAGGAGCATGCGCGCCGCGCGGAGCTGGTCGGCTGGCTGCTCGAACGCTATGGCCGCGATGCGTCGGCCCAGGTGCGCCGCATGGCCGCGCTGCGCGCCTACGACTGGGCCGCGGGCCTGCGCGATCACGATGACGCCGGCGCTGCGCTGGCTGCCTGCGAGCGCCTGCTCGGCACCTTCGCGGGCGACGCGGATGCCGTGGTGCAGCGGAGCTTGGCGAGCGCGCGGCTCAACCAGGGCTACGTGCTGCTGGAGCGGCTTGGCCGGGCGGACGATGCGCTCGCGGTGTACGAACACCTCATCGCGCGCTTCCAGGACGCGGCAGCGGCGGAGCTGCGCGACATCCATGCCAAGGCGACGGCCGGGCGCCTTGCCTGTTTGAAGCGCCTGCGCAAGACGATTGCGGTCGATGCGGGTGGCCCGGTGCCGGCGCTGTCGAAGGAGTTGCGCGACGAGGTGCGTGAGAAGGTCAGGCAGGGACGCAAGCACGGCGACGCAGGTGAAGCAAGCGAGGCCATCGCCCTGTTCGACGAGGTGCTCGCGGCGCACGCAGCCTCATCGCACCCAGAGTTGCGCCGCCAATGCGCACGGGCGCTGGTGCACAAGGCTTTCTGCCTGATTGCGCTGGAGCGCTTCGAAGAAGCGATAGCGGCCGCCGACGCAATGGACGCGCGCCACGGCGCCGATCCCTCGACCGAGACGCAGGAGCAGGTCGCGCTGTGCCTGCAATACAAGAGCACCGCGCTCGACCGGCTCGGCCGCCGCGACGACGAGTTGCGCGTGCATGACCAGATCGTCGCGCGCTGGGGCGACAGCGACCTGCCCGAGCTGCGCGGGCGCGTGGCCGGCGCACTGTTCCGCAAGGGCATGGCGCTGCGGCAGGCGAGCCGGCTCGAGTCGGCCATCGCCTGCTACGACGAGGCGATCGCGCGCACGGCCGTTGCCCGCGAAAGCGCGCTGCAGTTGTGGGCCGCGAAGTCGATGATCAACAAGGCCAAGGTGCTGGAGAAACTCGGCGACCCGGCGGGGCAGGCCAAGGCGTATCGCGTGCTGATCGCGCGGTTCGGCGATTCGGGCGACGCGGCGTTGAGAGAGCGCGCCGCCAACGCCGGCGAATGGCTGGCCGAGGCCGAAGGCCGGCAGGGCCGCACCGAGGCGCAGCGCGCGGCGCTCGAGGACACGCTGGCCCGCTTCGGCACCGCCATGTCGTCCGAACAGCGCACGCGCATGACGCGCGAGCTTCAGGCGTTGAAGGCCAGGGCCTTCGGAAAGATGGCGAAGCAGGCCTTCGGCCGCGTGGTGCGCCGCAAGGCCTGA
- the mtgA gene encoding monofunctional biosynthetic peptidoglycan transglycosylase, producing the protein MKAVLRLIACLVVAGVALELFFVARIAAMAVINPESTAFQRSEAFQIALHQGSNGGWRHEWVPYAQINDTLKRAVIASEDAGFVDHNGVEWEAIERARQRNAKAEELAAKRAARAVARGKPVQPVRLRGGSTITQQLAKNLLLSGERTMLRKGQELVLATLLELVLDKQRILEIYLNNVEWGEGVFGAEAASQYYFRKPASRLSANEAARLAVMLPSPKFFERRLGSPYLSGRASTVMARMPAAELP; encoded by the coding sequence ATGAAAGCCGTGCTGCGCCTGATCGCCTGCCTCGTGGTGGCGGGCGTGGCACTCGAGCTGTTCTTCGTGGCGCGCATCGCGGCCATGGCCGTGATCAACCCCGAGAGCACGGCGTTCCAGCGCTCCGAAGCCTTCCAGATCGCCCTGCACCAGGGCAGCAACGGCGGCTGGCGGCACGAGTGGGTGCCGTATGCGCAGATCAACGACACGCTCAAGCGTGCCGTCATCGCGAGCGAGGACGCGGGCTTCGTCGACCACAACGGCGTGGAGTGGGAAGCCATCGAACGCGCGCGCCAGCGCAACGCCAAGGCCGAAGAGCTGGCCGCCAAGCGCGCCGCCCGCGCGGTGGCGCGCGGCAAGCCGGTGCAGCCCGTGCGGCTGCGCGGCGGCTCGACCATCACGCAGCAGCTCGCCAAGAACCTGCTGCTGTCCGGGGAGCGCACCATGCTGCGCAAGGGCCAGGAGCTGGTGCTCGCCACGCTGCTGGAGCTGGTGCTCGACAAGCAGCGCATCCTGGAGATCTACCTCAACAACGTCGAATGGGGCGAAGGCGTGTTCGGCGCCGAGGCCGCGTCGCAGTACTACTTTCGCAAGCCGGCCTCGCGCCTGAGCGCCAACGAGGCCGCGCGCCTGGCCGTGATGCTGCCGAGCCCTAAGTTCTTCGAACGCCGCCTCGGCTCGCCCTACCTGAGCGGCCGGGCCTCGACCGTCATGGCGCGGATGCCGGCGGCCGAGCTGCCCTGA
- a CDS encoding energy transducer TonB has translation MNFKDLSTLQIALGVSVIAHAALLAVRFVDPESFNKVFSETPLEVILVNSKTQDKPDPKAKVMAQTSLAGGGDLEQGRATSPLPPSSFTSVGDSFEDSRRQVEAMQAQQMQMLAQIKRELAAMPVPDPRNPGDPTEAAAQEEKRRQMVEILAQIERRVNEENARPKKRYISPTTREAAFAVYVDKMLRRIEARAAENFPQIAGQKLYGDLKMTMTVNFDGKVLAVDVDQSSGNIALDRRAQAIVRSVGSFGKFTDAMRREQADQMVIQGLFRFARDGTMEITSQ, from the coding sequence ATGAACTTCAAGGACCTCAGCACGCTGCAGATCGCTCTGGGCGTGTCGGTCATCGCGCATGCCGCGCTGCTCGCGGTGCGCTTCGTCGACCCCGAGTCGTTCAACAAGGTCTTCAGCGAGACGCCGCTCGAAGTGATCCTGGTCAACAGCAAGACGCAGGACAAGCCCGACCCGAAGGCCAAGGTCATGGCGCAGACCTCGCTCGCGGGCGGCGGCGACCTCGAGCAGGGCCGCGCGACCAGCCCGCTGCCGCCGTCCAGCTTCACCTCGGTGGGCGATTCCTTCGAGGACTCCCGGCGCCAGGTCGAGGCCATGCAGGCCCAGCAGATGCAGATGCTCGCGCAGATCAAGCGCGAGCTGGCCGCCATGCCGGTGCCGGACCCGCGCAATCCGGGCGATCCGACCGAAGCCGCCGCGCAAGAAGAAAAGCGCCGCCAGATGGTCGAGATCCTCGCCCAGATCGAGCGCCGCGTGAACGAAGAGAACGCGCGTCCCAAGAAGCGCTACATCAGCCCGACCACGCGCGAGGCCGCCTTCGCCGTCTACGTCGACAAGATGCTTCGCCGCATCGAGGCGCGCGCCGCCGAGAACTTCCCCCAGATCGCCGGCCAGAAGCTGTACGGCGATCTCAAGATGACCATGACCGTCAACTTCGACGGCAAGGTGCTCGCCGTCGACGTCGACCAGAGCTCCGGCAACATCGCGCTCGACCGCCGGGCGCAGGCCATCGTTCGCAGCGTCGGCAGCTTCGGCAAGTTCACCGACGCCATGCGCCGCGAACAGGCCGACCAGATGGTGATCCAGGGCCTGTTCCGCTTCGCGCGCGACGGCACGATGGAAATCACCTCCCAATAG
- the ruvC gene encoding crossover junction endodeoxyribonuclease RuvC has product MRILGIDPGLQTTGFGVVDADGHALRYVASGTISTRHLGTGNLPARLKVLFDGIAEIAARYQPDASAVEIIFVNVNPQSTLLLGQARGACVTSLVNSNLSVAEYTALQMKKAVAGHGQAAKAQVQEMVKRLLDLPGLPGADAADALGIAITHAQVGRSMARLAEAAELSKTHAGTYRQGRSR; this is encoded by the coding sequence ATGCGCATTCTTGGCATCGACCCCGGCTTGCAGACCACCGGCTTCGGCGTGGTCGACGCGGACGGCCATGCGCTGCGCTACGTGGCCAGCGGCACCATCAGCACCCGGCACCTGGGCACAGGCAATCTCCCGGCACGGCTCAAGGTGCTGTTCGACGGCATCGCGGAAATCGCGGCGCGCTACCAGCCCGATGCGTCGGCGGTGGAAATCATCTTCGTCAACGTCAACCCGCAGTCGACGCTGCTGCTGGGGCAGGCGCGCGGCGCCTGCGTGACCTCGCTGGTCAACAGCAATCTCTCGGTGGCCGAGTACACGGCGCTGCAGATGAAGAAGGCGGTCGCCGGGCACGGGCAGGCCGCCAAGGCGCAGGTGCAGGAAATGGTCAAGCGCCTGCTCGACCTGCCGGGCCTGCCTGGCGCCGACGCGGCCGACGCACTGGGCATTGCCATCACGCACGCGCAGGTGGGACGTTCGATGGCGCGGCTCGCGGAGGCGGCCGAGCTTTCGAAGACGCATGCCGGCACCTACCGGCAAGGGCGCTCGCGCTGA
- a CDS encoding phosphatidate cytidylyltransferase, whose product MNQFLRNLTPTQQVAALFLIVFGLLAIVSATAFFLTFRERRNPVHDAAWQAELAHFRALLGTTWFMVVIFWIGWALGETVATVLFALISFFALREFITLSPTRRGDHRSLILAFFVVLPIQFWLVATARFDLFTVFIPVYVFLAIPVTSALANDPSQFLERNAKLQWGIMVCVYGMSHVPALLLLSFPGYEGKSAFLVFFLVFVVQTSVLVQHLISRRTQRAPFAPNVSRSFNWTSWGIGIVVASLVGALFSFITPFKFGQALAVSVIACIAGSMGHLVMKALKRDRGIPNWGKKGVGVTGANGLLDRVDALCFAAPIFFHSIRWYFNA is encoded by the coding sequence ATGAACCAGTTCTTGCGCAACCTGACCCCGACCCAGCAGGTCGCGGCACTCTTTCTCATCGTCTTCGGCCTGCTCGCCATCGTGAGCGCCACCGCGTTCTTCCTCACCTTCAGGGAACGCCGCAACCCCGTGCACGACGCCGCCTGGCAGGCCGAGCTGGCCCACTTCCGTGCGCTGCTCGGCACCACCTGGTTCATGGTGGTGATCTTCTGGATCGGCTGGGCCCTGGGCGAAACCGTCGCCACCGTGCTGTTCGCGCTGATCTCGTTCTTCGCGCTGCGCGAGTTCATCACCCTCTCGCCCACGCGGCGCGGCGACCACCGCAGCCTGATCCTCGCCTTCTTCGTGGTCCTGCCGATCCAGTTCTGGCTCGTGGCCACCGCGCGCTTCGACCTTTTCACCGTGTTCATCCCGGTCTACGTCTTCCTCGCCATTCCGGTGACGAGCGCGCTGGCCAACGACCCCAGCCAGTTCCTCGAACGCAACGCCAAGCTCCAGTGGGGCATCATGGTCTGCGTCTACGGCATGAGCCATGTGCCGGCGCTGCTGCTGCTGAGCTTTCCCGGCTACGAAGGCAAGAGCGCGTTCCTCGTGTTCTTCCTGGTGTTCGTGGTGCAGACCTCGGTGCTGGTGCAGCACCTGATCTCGCGCCGCACCCAGCGCGCGCCCTTCGCGCCCAACGTGAGCCGCAGCTTCAACTGGACCAGCTGGGGCATCGGCATCGTGGTGGCGAGCCTGGTGGGAGCGCTGTTCTCGTTCATCACGCCCTTCAAGTTCGGACAGGCGCTCGCGGTATCGGTCATCGCGTGCATCGCCGGCTCCATGGGCCACCTGGTGATGAAAGCGCTCAAGCGCGACCGCGGCATTCCCAACTGGGGCAAGAAGGGCGTGGGCGTGACCGGCGCCAACGGGCTGCTCGATCGGGTCGACGCGCTGTGCTTCGCGGCGCCGATCTTCTTCCACTCGATCCGCTGGTACTTCAACGCCTGA
- the aroE gene encoding shikimate dehydrogenase: MDLYCVIGNPVEHSRSPRIHARFAELCGQQMDYGRRLVPIGAFAEGIAAFRAEAAERGDTARGCNITVPFKFEAAALAQHTSERATLAQAVNTLRFEADGGIHADNTDGIGLVNDIVRNAGVPLQGKALLLIGAGGAAAGVLGPLLDAGAARVVVANRTVDKAIELVRRHAAVALRHGASLEAWALDKVPGAFDVVVNATASSLAGDAVPVSADVLRPGGLAVDMMYGPAAAGFMAWAEAHGAVARDGLGMLVEQAAESFEIWRGVRPPSAQVLAELRSSLAAAAATAKA; encoded by the coding sequence ATGGACCTGTACTGCGTCATCGGCAACCCCGTCGAACACAGCCGCTCGCCGCGCATCCACGCGCGCTTCGCCGAACTCTGCGGCCAGCAGATGGACTACGGCCGCCGCCTCGTTCCCATCGGCGCCTTCGCCGAAGGCATCGCGGCCTTTCGCGCCGAGGCGGCCGAACGCGGCGACACCGCGCGCGGCTGCAACATCACCGTGCCCTTCAAGTTCGAGGCCGCCGCGCTGGCGCAGCACACCAGCGAACGCGCCACGCTCGCGCAGGCGGTGAACACGCTGCGCTTCGAGGCCGACGGCGGCATCCATGCGGACAACACCGACGGCATCGGCCTGGTCAACGACATCGTGCGCAACGCGGGCGTGCCGCTGCAGGGCAAGGCGCTGCTGCTGATCGGCGCGGGCGGCGCGGCGGCCGGCGTGCTGGGCCCACTGCTCGACGCGGGCGCCGCGCGCGTCGTGGTGGCCAACCGCACCGTCGACAAGGCCATCGAATTGGTGCGCCGCCATGCGGCGGTGGCGCTGCGCCACGGCGCCTCGCTCGAAGCCTGGGCGCTCGACAAGGTGCCGGGCGCCTTCGACGTGGTGGTCAACGCCACGGCCTCCAGCCTCGCGGGCGACGCGGTGCCGGTGAGCGCCGACGTGCTGCGCCCCGGCGGCCTGGCGGTCGACATGATGTACGGCCCCGCCGCCGCCGGCTTCATGGCCTGGGCCGAGGCGCACGGCGCGGTCGCGCGCGACGGACTGGGCATGCTGGTCGAACAGGCGGCGGAATCGTTCGAGATCTGGCGCGGCGTGCGCCCGCCCTCGGCCCAGGTGCTGGCCGAACTGCGAAGCTCGCTCGCCGCTGCTGCTGCCACCGCAAAAGCATGA